Proteins from a genomic interval of Corvus moneduloides isolate bCorMon1 chromosome 6, bCorMon1.pri, whole genome shotgun sequence:
- the STYX gene encoding serine/threonine/tyrosine-interacting protein — translation MELAKPAFPALPQAKEDSEDWTYPMRREMQEILPGLFLGPYSSAMKSKLPILQKHGITHVICIRQNIEANFIKPNFQQLFRYLVLDIADNPVENIIRFFPMTKEFIDGSLQSGGKVLVHGNAGISRSAALVIAYIMETFGVKYRDAFTYVQERRFCINPNAGFVHQLQEYEAIYLAKLTIQMMSPLQLERSLSVPPGSTGSLKRMHEEDEDLGTMQVAAAQNG, via the exons ATGGAGCTCGCCAAGCCGGCCTTCCCCGCGCTGCCGCAGGCCAAAGAGGACTCTGAG gattgGACCTATCCCATGAGGAGAGAGATGCAG GAAATCTTACCTGGGTTATTTTTAGGCCCATATTCTTCAGCTATGAAAAGCAAG CTACCTATACTCCAGAAACATGGAATAACCCATGTAATATGCATACGGCAAAACATTGAAGCAAATTTTATTAAACCAAACTTCCAACAGTTATTTAG GTATTTAGTCTTGGATATTGCAGATAATCCAGTGGAGAATATAATCCGATTTTTCCCTATG actaAAGAATTTATTGATGGAAGTTTACAAAGTGGAG gaAAAGTTCTTGTCCATGGAAACGCAGGGATTTCTAGAAG tgctgcctTAGTTATTGCATACATAATGGAAACATTTGGGGTGAAGTACAG gGATGCATTTACTTATGTCCAAGAAAGAAGATTCTGTATTAATCCTAATGCTGGATTTGTCCATCAACTTCAG GAATATGAAGCCATCTATCTAGCAAAATTAACCATCCAGATGATGtcacctctgcagctggagagatcCCTCTCAGTCCCACCTGGCAGCACAG GAAGTTTGAAGCGGATGCACGAGGAGGATGAAGACCTCGGCACCATgcaggtggcagcagcacagaatggGTGA